Proteins from one Candidatus Nitrospira nitrificans genomic window:
- a CDS encoding arsenate-mycothiol transferase ArsC has translation MMQSILFVCTGNVFRSVAAEYAVRAQSGPQSCYRVESAGIKASPQSVPLVVRHPLIQKGIDPSAHIPQALTKELIDRVDLIIAMSLNHREFIQRQFGLTAPLFNEVSFGEETPILDLHEALPDWERDLVQARDYVEAVIDYIWKSVPALMAQLPQFPGRRDPVKP, from the coding sequence ATGATGCAATCCATTCTCTTTGTCTGCACGGGAAACGTGTTCCGCAGTGTGGCAGCCGAATATGCGGTCCGGGCACAAAGCGGTCCACAATCCTGTTACCGAGTCGAATCCGCCGGCATCAAAGCTTCGCCTCAATCGGTTCCCCTGGTGGTCCGTCATCCGCTGATCCAGAAAGGCATCGACCCCTCTGCGCACATTCCACAGGCGCTGACCAAAGAACTGATCGATCGGGTTGATCTTATTATTGCCATGAGTCTGAACCATCGTGAGTTCATTCAGCGGCAATTCGGGCTGACGGCTCCTCTCTTCAATGAAGTGTCGTTCGGCGAAGAAACCCCGATTCTCGATTTGCATGAAGCGCTGCCCGATTGGGAGCGTGATCTCGTCCAAGCACGAGACTATGTGGAGGCGGTCATCGACTACATTTGGAAATCCGTGCCGGCATTGATGGCACAACTTCCCCAGTTTCCTGGACGCCGAGATCCCGTAAAACCGTAA
- a CDS encoding D-alanine--D-alanine ligase family protein — translation MKRLRVLVLMHEDLVPPEQVNGHDLKTVAWRTEHDVVSTVKKLGHEVYPLGVKSDLAVIHSAIEEWKPDIAFNLLEEFDGVAVYDQHVVSYLELLHLPYTGCNPRGLMLARDKALTKKVLSFHRIPYPEFIEVPQGRMVRRPKWLSFPLIVKSVSEEASLGISQASIVEDDDKLSERAAFIHNSVGSGALIERYIEGREFYVGIIGNGQLQVLPVWELIMDRLPEDAKRIATERVKWSRKYQQKYGITSREADNLPDGKAGEIQDLAKRVYRALGLSGYARIDMRMAVDGQLYVLEANPNPQIAEDEDFADSAKKADYHYKDLLQELLNVGLRWRPAKAA, via the coding sequence ATGAAGCGACTGCGCGTGCTCGTCCTCATGCATGAAGACCTTGTCCCGCCGGAACAGGTGAACGGTCACGATCTGAAAACCGTCGCGTGGCGGACGGAGCACGATGTCGTCTCCACAGTGAAGAAGCTGGGTCATGAGGTGTACCCGCTTGGGGTCAAGAGCGATCTCGCCGTGATCCACTCCGCCATCGAGGAGTGGAAGCCGGACATCGCCTTCAACCTACTGGAAGAATTCGACGGCGTCGCCGTCTACGATCAACATGTGGTGTCGTATCTCGAACTCTTGCACCTGCCCTACACCGGTTGTAATCCGCGCGGTCTGATGCTGGCACGAGACAAGGCATTGACCAAGAAAGTGTTGTCCTTTCATCGCATCCCCTATCCGGAATTCATCGAGGTCCCCCAGGGGCGCATGGTCAGACGACCCAAATGGCTCTCCTTTCCATTGATCGTCAAATCCGTCAGCGAAGAAGCCTCATTAGGCATCTCGCAAGCTTCGATCGTGGAAGACGACGACAAACTGAGCGAGCGAGCGGCCTTCATCCATAACAGCGTGGGAAGCGGCGCCCTGATCGAACGGTATATCGAGGGGCGTGAGTTCTATGTGGGGATTATCGGCAACGGCCAATTGCAAGTATTGCCGGTGTGGGAACTCATCATGGACAGGTTGCCGGAGGACGCCAAGCGCATCGCGACCGAGCGGGTAAAATGGAGCCGCAAGTATCAGCAGAAGTATGGCATCACGTCACGAGAAGCTGACAACCTGCCGGATGGGAAGGCCGGAGAAATTCAGGATTTAGCGAAACGCGTCTATCGAGCACTCGGGCTCAGCGGCTATGCGCGCATTGACATGCGAATGGCGGTTGATGGGCAGCTCTATGTCTTGGAGGCCAATCCCAACCCCCAGATTGCGGAGGATGAAGATTTTGCCGATTCGGCGAAGAAAGCCGACTACCACTACAAGGATTTGCTGCAAGAACTCCTGAACGTCGGCCTCCGCTGGCGTCCGGCGAAAGCGGCCTAA
- the amoC gene encoding bacterial ammonia monooxygenase, subunit AmoC yields MATSSDRGYDISQWYDSKPVKIGWLAMLGIGVFWVLYQRTFGYSHGLDSMTPEFDSVWMGLWRFNILANAVFFAVSIGWIWVTRDRNLTNLDPKLELKRYFYWMGWLVCYIWGVYYAGSYTLEQDAAWHQVIIRDTSFTASHIVAFYGTFPLYITCGVSSYLYAQTRLPLYSQATSFPLVAAVVGPMFILPNVGLNEWGHAFWFVDELFAAPLHWGFVTLGWCGLFGAAGGVAAQIVSRMSNLADVIWNNAPKTILDPFPSQLNPNAKAGY; encoded by the coding sequence ATGGCGACATCAAGTGACCGCGGGTATGATATTTCGCAGTGGTACGATTCGAAGCCGGTAAAGATCGGCTGGTTGGCGATGCTGGGGATCGGCGTGTTTTGGGTGCTGTACCAGCGGACGTTTGGGTACTCGCACGGGCTGGACTCCATGACGCCGGAGTTCGACTCGGTGTGGATGGGGCTGTGGCGGTTCAACATCCTGGCGAACGCCGTGTTCTTTGCCGTGTCGATCGGCTGGATCTGGGTGACGCGGGACCGGAACCTGACGAACCTGGACCCGAAACTGGAGTTGAAGCGGTACTTTTACTGGATGGGGTGGTTGGTGTGCTACATCTGGGGCGTGTACTACGCGGGCAGCTACACGTTGGAGCAGGATGCGGCGTGGCACCAAGTGATCATCCGGGACACGAGCTTCACGGCGAGCCACATTGTGGCGTTCTACGGGACGTTCCCGTTGTACATCACGTGCGGTGTGTCGAGCTATCTGTATGCGCAGACGCGGTTGCCGCTGTACAGCCAAGCGACGTCGTTCCCGTTGGTGGCGGCGGTGGTGGGGCCGATGTTCATTCTGCCGAACGTGGGGTTGAACGAGTGGGGCCATGCGTTCTGGTTTGTGGATGAGCTGTTTGCGGCGCCGTTGCACTGGGGCTTCGTGACGTTGGGCTGGTGCGGGTTGTTCGGGGCGGCGGGCGGGGTCGCGGCGCAGATCGTGAGCCGGATGTCGAATCTGGCGGACGTGATCTGGAACAACGCGCCGAAGACGATTCTGGATCCGTTCCCCAGTCAGTTGAACCCCAACGCCAAGGCCGGATACTAA
- a CDS encoding putative zinc-binding metallopeptidase: MDSTVSDVLKTPVVGQDEPKWASWSDEALLDLPMCDLHIGLNGGFLERPIAELTHELEERHLLFRPHFWLSNEWFTPDGVPGIAIPFYLAHPRLAKLELAQMLEVEGGTTEWCLRILRHEAGHAIENAYKIRRLKTRQQIFGKSSQQYPIYYSPRPYSRSFVRHLDLWYAQSHPDEDFAETFAVWLTPDSSWKERYHGWPVLKKLRYVDGLMNTLRGISPSVTTHEEIDPLVTLKKTLREHYERKRRHYGIEHRSQYDPDLKRLFSHLPNHANRPSAATFLNRFRREVRRKVASWTGEYQYTIDQVLEDMIRRCRELNLRVPVAEEQAKLDFTILLTVHTMNFLRSGRHRVAL; encoded by the coding sequence ATGGACTCCACGGTTTCCGACGTGCTCAAGACGCCGGTTGTCGGTCAAGACGAGCCGAAGTGGGCCTCCTGGTCGGACGAGGCGCTATTGGACCTTCCGATGTGCGATCTCCACATCGGGCTCAACGGCGGATTTCTCGAACGGCCGATCGCTGAGTTGACCCATGAATTGGAAGAGCGTCACTTGCTGTTTCGCCCGCATTTCTGGCTTTCCAACGAATGGTTTACACCTGATGGAGTGCCTGGCATTGCGATTCCGTTCTACCTCGCTCATCCTCGTCTCGCGAAACTTGAACTAGCTCAAATGCTGGAAGTCGAAGGAGGAACAACGGAATGGTGCCTGCGCATTCTCCGCCACGAGGCCGGCCATGCCATCGAGAACGCGTACAAAATCCGTCGCCTCAAAACCCGTCAACAGATTTTCGGCAAGTCATCCCAACAGTATCCAATATATTACTCGCCCCGCCCCTATAGCCGGAGTTTCGTGCGCCACCTGGACTTATGGTATGCGCAAAGTCATCCGGATGAAGACTTCGCTGAAACTTTTGCCGTCTGGCTGACTCCGGACTCTTCATGGAAAGAGCGATACCATGGCTGGCCCGTTCTGAAGAAGCTCAGGTATGTCGATGGCCTCATGAACACCCTCCGGGGCATCTCCCCTTCCGTCACCACACATGAAGAAATTGACCCGCTCGTCACGCTCAAGAAGACCCTTCGCGAACACTATGAGCGAAAGCGCAGGCATTACGGCATCGAGCACCGATCGCAGTATGACCCGGATCTCAAGCGGCTCTTTTCCCACCTGCCCAACCATGCCAATAGGCCGAGTGCCGCCACCTTTCTCAATCGGTTTCGCCGCGAAGTGCGACGCAAGGTCGCGAGTTGGACCGGCGAGTATCAATACACGATCGACCAAGTGCTGGAGGACATGATTCGTCGGTGCCGTGAATTGAACCTTCGAGTCCCCGTGGCGGAAGAGCAGGCCAAACTCGATTTCACCATCCTCCTGACCGTCCATACGATGAACTTCTTGCGGAGCGGGCGGCATCGGGTGGCCTTATGA
- a CDS encoding GNAT family N-acetyltransferase: MTANNQVTYNETEKRYEMPFGNLVVYANVRKDKNMLYIDYVFAPQALRGQGAASEFMSKLMHVVRAEKLKAVPVCGYAAGWLRRHSEYQDLVSD; this comes from the coding sequence ATGACCGCAAATAATCAAGTAACGTATAATGAGACCGAAAAACGCTATGAAATGCCGTTCGGCAACTTGGTGGTTTACGCAAATGTCCGCAAGGATAAGAACATGCTTTATATAGATTATGTTTTCGCGCCACAGGCATTGCGCGGTCAGGGTGCGGCAAGTGAATTCATGAGTAAATTAATGCATGTTGTGCGCGCGGAAAAACTGAAGGCGGTGCCCGTATGCGGCTATGCCGCCGGTTGGCTTCGGCGGCATAGCGAGTATCAGGATCTGGTTTCTGATTAG
- the rsmB gene encoding 16S rRNA (cytosine(967)-C(5))-methyltransferase RsmB, with protein sequence MTDERPVRIDVRGLSPRSIALSILLSCQRTDDALDELLEQQAASVQQPRDRSLVMELAYGTLRRQETIDWRLDAVLSKPLHKLPIVVQMLLRLGAYQLLFLDRIPASAAVNEAVLLTKSYANKLGRDWSGLVNGVLRNLIRVPAPPLPDPLSDPARSLSIRHGIPVWLIERWLDRMGFEQAESACRASSTAPHVTLRVNANRLTREELLEKLRSAGIEASPTAVSPVGVVLGKGQEVTSLPGFQTGDFYVEDEAAQLIPRILDPQPGETVLDACAAPGGKATHLAELMGDRGRIYAVDRKTVRMDLLRQNCGRLGAQSVVPIVGDVRTPSEWVGMIARGPNLHEGSPPFDRILVDAPCSGLGVLRRHPEAKWRKDRSTFARHQKLQAEILASVASCLRPGGVLVYSICSTETEETEGVVAPFCEANPGWMRESVAPWLPSTALPFVTICGALSTMGNECGMDGFYAARLRKKG encoded by the coding sequence ATGACTGACGAAAGACCGGTGCGTATCGATGTGCGGGGGCTCTCTCCACGATCTATCGCGCTCTCGATCCTTCTGTCCTGTCAACGAACCGATGACGCACTCGATGAACTCCTCGAGCAACAGGCCGCGTCGGTTCAGCAGCCTCGTGATCGTTCGCTGGTGATGGAGCTGGCGTACGGGACCTTGCGGCGGCAGGAGACGATCGACTGGAGACTGGACGCGGTTCTCTCCAAACCTCTCCATAAATTGCCCATTGTCGTTCAGATGTTACTGCGGCTTGGCGCCTATCAGCTGCTGTTTCTTGATCGCATCCCGGCTTCTGCGGCGGTGAACGAAGCCGTCCTCTTGACGAAGTCCTACGCCAACAAATTAGGTCGCGATTGGAGCGGGTTGGTGAACGGAGTCCTGCGTAATCTCATTCGTGTCCCGGCGCCGCCTCTCCCGGACCCGCTGAGTGACCCGGCTCGATCGTTGTCTATTCGCCATGGAATTCCCGTATGGTTGATCGAGCGGTGGCTCGACCGAATGGGATTTGAGCAAGCAGAATCGGCTTGTCGGGCAAGCAGTACGGCTCCACATGTGACACTGCGAGTGAACGCGAATCGACTCACCAGGGAAGAGTTGTTGGAGAAGTTGCGGTCGGCCGGTATTGAGGCATCCCCGACGGCTGTCAGCCCCGTCGGGGTGGTGTTGGGCAAAGGTCAGGAGGTCACGTCGTTGCCGGGGTTTCAGACGGGCGATTTCTATGTCGAGGATGAAGCGGCTCAACTTATTCCTCGGATCCTTGATCCGCAACCAGGCGAAACCGTATTGGATGCCTGCGCCGCTCCGGGCGGCAAGGCAACGCATTTGGCCGAACTCATGGGTGATCGCGGAAGGATCTATGCGGTTGATCGGAAGACTGTCCGCATGGACCTTCTCCGACAAAATTGCGGACGGTTGGGCGCGCAGAGCGTCGTGCCGATCGTCGGCGATGTGAGAACACCATCCGAATGGGTCGGGATGATCGCCCGCGGGCCGAACCTCCATGAGGGATCGCCGCCGTTCGATCGGATACTCGTGGATGCCCCGTGCAGTGGGTTGGGTGTGTTGCGCCGACATCCTGAAGCGAAATGGCGGAAGGACCGTTCGACGTTCGCCAGGCATCAGAAACTTCAAGCCGAAATCCTTGCTTCGGTGGCTTCCTGCTTGCGACCCGGTGGGGTGCTGGTCTATAGTATCTGCTCGACGGAGACGGAAGAGACGGAAGGGGTCGTCGCCCCTTTTTGCGAAGCCAATCCTGGATGGATGCGTGAATCTGTGGCGCCGTGGCTTCCCTCCACTGCTCTCCCCTTTGTCACTATCTGCGGCGCGCTCTCCACTATGGGTAACGAATGCGGGATGGACGGCTTTTATGCCGCCCGCTTACGGAAGAAGGGGTAA
- a CDS encoding response regulator, translated as MASILVMDDEAPVRTLLSTALQSAGHAVVEAANGRDGLRLYRQRPADLVIVDILMPELNGPDTIIELTREFLNIKVIAISGVFSDEYMLKTARLLGARRTLRKPFGIEELLSAVRYELAH; from the coding sequence ATGGCCAGCATATTAGTGATGGATGATGAAGCCCCCGTTCGCACGTTGTTGTCGACGGCTCTCCAATCGGCGGGACATGCTGTGGTCGAAGCAGCGAACGGGCGCGATGGCCTCAGGTTGTATCGACAGAGGCCGGCGGATTTGGTCATCGTGGATATTCTGATGCCTGAATTGAATGGACCCGATACGATCATCGAGCTCACTCGCGAATTCTTGAACATCAAGGTCATTGCCATCTCAGGAGTCTTCAGTGATGAGTACATGCTGAAGACGGCCAGACTGTTGGGCGCACGACGGACGTTACGCAAGCCCTTTGGAATTGAGGAGCTGCTGAGCGCCGTCCGATATGAACTGGCGCATTAA
- the fmt gene encoding methionyl-tRNA formyltransferase, protein MRIVFMGTPEFAVPSLDALLRSDDQVVGVVSQPDRPKGRGHQLVAPPVKLVAERAGIPILQPLKIRTPEFLQALAAWRPDLIAVTAFGRILHAPILSLPPMGCVNVHGSLLPQYRGAAPVQWAIINGETETGITTMLMDEGMDTGPMLLQERLEILPDDTTGTLAPRLAELGGRLLVKTIAQLKAGSITPTKQDDARATMAPLLKKEDGLIDWTRNAKSLADRIRGLSPWPGAYTFCGPERWNVWKAVPRTGPSVDKPGTIVAVNKQAIVVETGEGVLEIHEIQTANSKRMPVGQFLAGHRVTAGMQLSSSTA, encoded by the coding sequence ATGCGAATTGTCTTTATGGGCACGCCGGAATTCGCCGTTCCGTCGCTTGACGCGCTTCTTCGATCCGACGATCAGGTGGTTGGCGTGGTCTCACAACCGGATCGACCAAAGGGCCGAGGGCATCAGCTCGTCGCGCCACCCGTGAAACTGGTCGCTGAACGAGCCGGGATTCCCATCCTACAGCCACTGAAGATTCGCACGCCAGAATTCTTGCAGGCCCTTGCTGCCTGGCGGCCGGATCTCATCGCCGTGACGGCCTTCGGACGCATTCTCCATGCGCCGATTCTGAGTCTTCCCCCGATGGGCTGTGTGAACGTGCATGGCTCACTGTTGCCCCAATATCGCGGCGCGGCTCCGGTGCAATGGGCCATCATCAATGGTGAGACAGAAACGGGTATTACGACGATGTTGATGGATGAGGGGATGGATACAGGGCCAATGTTGCTTCAGGAACGGCTGGAGATCTTGCCTGACGATACGACCGGGACATTGGCGCCACGACTGGCAGAGTTGGGCGGGAGGTTGCTGGTCAAAACGATCGCTCAACTGAAGGCCGGGAGCATAACGCCGACGAAGCAAGACGATGCGCGGGCAACCATGGCTCCACTTTTAAAGAAAGAAGATGGTCTGATCGATTGGACCAGGAATGCCAAGTCGCTGGCTGACCGAATACGAGGACTCTCCCCATGGCCGGGGGCCTATACGTTTTGTGGCCCAGAACGTTGGAACGTATGGAAAGCGGTTCCACGTACAGGTCCATCCGTCGACAAGCCCGGCACGATCGTGGCGGTGAATAAACAGGCGATCGTGGTGGAGACAGGGGAGGGTGTTCTCGAGATCCATGAAATTCAGACGGCCAATTCGAAGCGCATGCCGGTCGGCCAATTTCTGGCCGGGCACCGAGTCACGGCCGGTATGCAATTGAGTTCATCGACTGCATAA
- the pheS gene encoding phenylalanine--tRNA ligase subunit alpha, translated as MDISTLIDSLHPLEIKVLTALGLRPSGTALDSEQLAGVAELEASQLSMAVEWLLAKSLIAVQTETVTPIVSLTKIGEEYHRTASPIERVLAAAREATGNGKRLTIPDLQSQGGLDPSAVSKAVGRLKKEGVVLIVQGGCVETTGRPSPTAEALRTLLGEIHDSPKELKSFTEAHREVIEDFAVKRGNAKEPFRVDERVARSFVLSPDGAGAAAQLLTQGVAKEVSQLTPDLLKDGSWRQTRLRKYTISLRPPRIGTGKKHPYREFLDTVKTKLVSMGFQEMRGALVETEFWDMDALFMPQFHPARDIHDVYFVKEPSHTTAVDEPFLSRVAKVHENGAETGSAGWGYSFDAHRAKRLVLRSQGTAVSARTLAASPNIPGKYFSIARCFRYDQVDATHATDFFQVEGIVLGEDINFRTLLGLLNLFAREVAQAKEVKFLPAYFPFTEPSVELHVRHPRLGWMELGGAGLFRSEVTLPLGVTVPVIAWGLGLDRMAMVALGIHDIRELFTDNLELIRTTRGLF; from the coding sequence GTGGACATCTCCACACTCATCGATAGTCTGCACCCTCTCGAAATCAAGGTACTCACCGCTTTAGGGCTTCGCCCGTCGGGAACCGCTCTGGACAGCGAACAGTTGGCCGGCGTCGCCGAGCTGGAGGCGTCTCAACTCAGCATGGCGGTCGAGTGGTTATTGGCCAAGTCGCTCATCGCGGTCCAGACGGAAACCGTGACGCCCATCGTGTCGTTGACGAAGATCGGGGAAGAGTATCACCGGACCGCCTCGCCCATCGAGCGAGTCTTGGCGGCTGCGCGGGAAGCCACCGGCAACGGGAAAAGATTGACCATTCCCGATCTTCAATCGCAAGGCGGCCTGGACCCTTCCGCTGTCAGTAAAGCCGTGGGGCGACTGAAAAAGGAAGGGGTGGTTCTGATCGTCCAGGGCGGGTGCGTCGAAACAACCGGCCGCCCGAGTCCGACGGCCGAGGCACTCCGCACCCTCCTGGGGGAAATACATGACTCGCCGAAAGAGTTGAAGAGCTTCACGGAAGCCCATCGAGAGGTCATCGAAGATTTTGCCGTGAAACGCGGCAATGCCAAGGAACCGTTCCGTGTGGACGAGCGGGTGGCTCGCTCATTTGTGTTGTCACCGGACGGAGCCGGCGCGGCGGCGCAGTTGCTGACGCAGGGGGTTGCCAAAGAAGTCTCGCAGTTGACTCCCGACTTGTTGAAGGACGGAAGTTGGCGTCAGACGCGATTGAGAAAGTACACGATCAGCCTGCGCCCGCCTCGTATCGGAACGGGAAAGAAACATCCCTATCGCGAATTTCTCGATACGGTCAAAACCAAACTGGTGAGCATGGGGTTTCAGGAGATGCGGGGGGCGCTGGTCGAAACGGAGTTCTGGGACATGGATGCCTTGTTCATGCCGCAATTCCATCCGGCCCGGGACATTCATGACGTCTATTTCGTCAAGGAGCCCAGCCATACCACCGCCGTGGATGAGCCGTTCTTGTCGCGTGTGGCCAAGGTGCATGAGAACGGCGCGGAGACTGGCTCCGCAGGCTGGGGCTATTCGTTTGATGCGCACCGGGCCAAACGGTTGGTGTTGCGGAGCCAAGGCACCGCAGTGTCGGCTCGAACGCTGGCCGCCTCGCCGAACATCCCCGGAAAGTATTTCTCGATCGCCCGGTGTTTTCGCTACGACCAAGTCGACGCCACCCACGCCACGGATTTCTTCCAGGTGGAGGGGATCGTGCTGGGAGAAGACATCAACTTTCGGACGCTATTGGGGCTCTTGAATTTATTCGCCAGGGAAGTGGCGCAGGCGAAGGAAGTGAAGTTCTTACCGGCCTATTTCCCGTTTACCGAACCATCGGTCGAGTTGCATGTGCGGCACCCGCGCCTAGGATGGATGGAACTCGGCGGCGCTGGACTCTTTCGCTCCGAAGTGACGTTGCCGCTCGGCGTCACGGTGCCGGTCATTGCCTGGGGGTTGGGGCTTGATCGCATGGCGATGGTGGCGTTGGGCATCCATGACATACGGGAACTCTTCACCGACAACCTGGAATTGATCCGCACGACCCGAGGCCTGTTCTAA
- the ttcA gene encoding tRNA 2-thiocytidine(32) synthetase TtcA, which translates to MPIPAAPTPRRKLDEETEKLQTRLCRLVGQAIADYRLIEDGDKVMVCLSGGKDSYGLLDILLVLQSRAPIHFDLIAVNLDQKQPGFPADVLPDYLTSRGVRFHIESRDTYSIVKRLIPEGQTTCSLCSRLRRGHLYRIAGELGATKIALGHHRDDIVETLFLNLFYTGKLKAMPPKLRSKDGRHLVIRPLVLVKEADLARYAEARGFPIIPCDLCGAQEDLKRKKVKAFLQQWERESPGCSDSIAAALTNVAPSLLMDPRLFDFTSLTAEAGHQPEGDAWLDQEPVPHQNEAVESLSTTLLHHP; encoded by the coding sequence ATGCCTATCCCCGCAGCCCCCACGCCACGTCGTAAACTCGACGAAGAAACCGAGAAACTCCAAACACGCCTCTGCCGCCTGGTGGGGCAAGCGATCGCCGATTATCGCCTCATTGAGGATGGCGACAAGGTCATGGTATGTCTGTCGGGCGGCAAGGACAGTTATGGTTTACTCGATATCCTCCTCGTGCTGCAATCACGCGCGCCGATTCATTTTGACCTGATCGCCGTCAACCTCGACCAGAAGCAGCCGGGATTCCCGGCGGACGTCCTGCCTGATTATCTGACCAGTAGAGGAGTCCGCTTTCACATCGAGTCACGCGATACGTATTCGATCGTGAAACGACTGATTCCCGAAGGACAAACGACGTGCTCATTGTGTTCGCGCCTTCGGAGAGGACATCTCTATCGCATCGCCGGTGAGCTGGGGGCCACGAAAATCGCGCTCGGGCATCACCGGGATGACATTGTCGAAACCCTCTTCCTGAATCTCTTCTATACAGGTAAGTTGAAAGCGATGCCACCAAAACTGCGTTCAAAGGATGGGCGGCATCTGGTCATCCGTCCGCTGGTGTTGGTGAAAGAGGCTGATCTTGCGCGATATGCCGAAGCGAGGGGATTCCCGATCATTCCCTGCGACCTCTGCGGCGCTCAAGAGGATTTGAAGCGAAAGAAAGTGAAAGCATTTCTTCAGCAATGGGAACGAGAGTCGCCCGGCTGTTCCGACAGCATCGCCGCGGCATTGACCAACGTCGCGCCCTCGCTCTTGATGGATCCACGGCTCTTTGACTTTACATCGCTGACGGCAGAGGCCGGCCATCAGCCGGAAGGCGATGCGTGGTTAGATCAAGAACCGGTTCCTCACCAGAATGAAGCTGTCGAATCTTTGTCGACCACGCTGCTTCATCACCCCTGA
- the rpe gene encoding ribulose-phosphate 3-epimerase: protein MGRSIHIAPSILSADFARLADEVSAVEQAGADLLHVDVMDGHFVPNLTVGPPIIESLKKVTKLPLDVHLMITNADAFIQEFVHAGADYLTVHVEACPHLHRTIQSIKERGAKAGVTLNPATPLSSLQEILSDVDLVLIMSVNPGFGGQKFIPSVLRKIAEARALLDKIKSQALLEVDGGVKVENAREIVAAGATVLVAGSAIFSQRDYAATITAMRAAGAMAVSPASRAAVHQ from the coding sequence ATGGGTCGTTCAATTCATATTGCGCCCTCGATTCTCTCCGCGGATTTCGCGCGATTGGCCGACGAAGTTTCCGCGGTGGAGCAAGCCGGCGCCGATCTGCTGCACGTGGATGTCATGGACGGGCATTTCGTGCCGAATCTGACGGTGGGTCCCCCCATCATTGAAAGCCTCAAGAAGGTCACGAAGTTGCCTCTCGACGTGCATTTGATGATCACCAATGCGGACGCATTTATTCAGGAATTTGTCCATGCCGGAGCCGACTATTTGACCGTGCATGTCGAAGCCTGTCCACACCTTCACCGGACGATCCAGTCGATCAAGGAGCGGGGAGCGAAGGCCGGCGTGACGTTGAATCCGGCCACACCGCTCTCATCGCTTCAGGAGATCTTAAGCGATGTCGACTTGGTGTTGATCATGTCGGTGAATCCAGGATTCGGCGGACAAAAGTTCATCCCATCGGTGCTCAGAAAAATCGCCGAGGCGCGGGCACTGTTGGACAAGATCAAAAGCCAAGCGCTGCTGGAAGTCGACGGCGGCGTCAAAGTGGAGAATGCTCGAGAGATCGTGGCCGCCGGAGCGACCGTCCTCGTGGCAGGGTCCGCGATTTTTTCCCAACGCGACTATGCAGCCACCATTACGGCCATGCGGGCGGCCGGAGCAATGGCCGTCTCGCCGGCGTCACGCGCCGCGGTCCATCAATAG